The following are encoded together in the Thalassomonas haliotis genome:
- a CDS encoding reprolysin-like metallopeptidase: protein MGNHHVKNQANSLCPSLLKAAGITAALSLSTNAFATSLDVMVLYTNGVEVQYGDSVETRLNQIISVSNKVYADSNLDIELRLVHQQSVDYSDSVSPEQALTDLTCDFSALQSQGVCNRGEAFSQVDDLREQYGADLVLLMRPYASAHNGVCGIAWIGGYGTNGDFSNPLWRETGMGVIGMDGPCGDWVTSHELGHNMGLTHSSLQDSEGGTLPWAWGYGESDNFATIMGYAWLFGSNTQKVYNFSSPELDCFGSACGIDRNQANGADAVHALGVAAPQIAAYTAAVVADTGGDPDDGTDGSTEEETQPTDDPDQAKQAWLDAKEKLAELKTQRKMAKAEQNAARSAFKQARRAYNKAYNSYQRQLTQLNSLYQQAMQAINEYNAGSTLTAAQQQNLYNAALAKIESYNAKVLEANASAEDLNALLEAYNSAKDSYEQAKAAFEQAKADVVAQKQLVQDAYQNYLDALNA, encoded by the coding sequence ATGGGAAATCACCACGTAAAGAATCAGGCAAATAGTCTTTGTCCCTCGCTGTTAAAGGCCGCAGGCATTACAGCCGCTTTATCCCTTAGTACGAATGCTTTCGCCACCAGCTTAGATGTTATGGTCCTTTATACCAATGGGGTCGAAGTACAATATGGCGACAGCGTTGAGACACGCTTGAACCAGATCATCAGCGTTTCCAATAAAGTCTATGCCGACAGTAACCTGGATATAGAGCTGCGCCTGGTGCACCAGCAAAGTGTCGATTACAGCGATTCGGTTTCGCCGGAGCAGGCACTGACAGATCTCACCTGTGACTTTAGCGCACTGCAAAGCCAAGGGGTGTGTAACCGCGGTGAGGCCTTTAGCCAGGTCGATGATTTACGCGAGCAATACGGCGCAGATTTAGTCTTGCTGATGCGCCCTTATGCCAGCGCCCATAACGGCGTCTGTGGCATCGCCTGGATCGGCGGCTACGGCACCAACGGCGATTTTAGCAACCCGTTATGGCGTGAAACGGGCATGGGGGTGATCGGCATGGACGGTCCCTGTGGCGACTGGGTTACCAGCCATGAATTAGGCCATAACATGGGCCTGACCCATTCTTCCCTACAAGACAGCGAAGGCGGCACTCTCCCCTGGGCCTGGGGCTACGGCGAATCGGACAACTTTGCCACTATCATGGGTTATGCCTGGCTCTTTGGCAGCAATACCCAAAAAGTCTATAACTTTTCCAGCCCGGAATTGGATTGTTTCGGCTCTGCCTGTGGTATTGACCGCAATCAAGCCAATGGCGCCGATGCCGTACATGCCTTAGGGGTTGCCGCACCGCAAATTGCCGCCTATACCGCCGCTGTGGTTGCTGATACAGGCGGGGATCCCGATGACGGCACTGACGGCTCGACCGAGGAAGAAACTCAACCGACGGACGATCCCGATCAGGCCAAGCAAGCCTGGCTCGATGCCAAGGAAAAACTTGCCGAGCTTAAAACCCAGCGCAAAATGGCAAAAGCCGAGCAAAACGCCGCCCGCAGTGCCTTTAAACAGGCCAGGCGTGCGTATAACAAGGCTTATAACAGCTATCAGCGTCAGTTAACTCAGCTTAACAGCCTGTATCAGCAGGCCATGCAGGCGATTAATGAATATAACGCCGGCAGCACGTTAACCGCGGCGCAGCAGCAGAATTTGTACAATGCCGCCTTAGCCAAGATAGAAAGCTATAACGCCAAAGTGCTTGAAGCGAACGCCTCAGCCGAGGATCTTAATGCCCTGCTCGAAGCCTATAACAGCGCTAAAGACAGCTATGAGCAAGCCAAGGCAGCCTTCGAGCAAGCCAAGGCAGATGTGGTTGCACAAAAGCAGCTGGTACAAGATGCCTACCAGAACTATCTGGATGCTTTAAACGCTTAA